The following proteins come from a genomic window of Campylobacter coli 76339:
- a CDS encoding Putative periplasmic protein, producing MAILTLGEREGIAKFHLTLSLFLSSTFMSLEAFAATQAKSLDNKTFYIPRHSFSDSQVYDMVNKNFKLLNGINYYGVQSHLNLSNITLIYNNPKTNKNHFKLEILTPDISKDEIISFGNTLRTSSEKKFIKNIAYVPFLVSAFTNNADANNNKLILENGELSSVFFLKPSSLNLTKVPPDLNEEIKYRYLITPAFVINGNANYNQNILKNNAYVNMGVENTYTLALNGAPYIVGANVINGDANSNQVILENNSKIDAHSSRHINEKASLNAYDEQITHILGASTLNGNAKNNQLIFNGAHLLVHGPNTSYSSTSTIELAGAFVNADNNKTYDAINNSLLINELNLDLRVDSKGSLNFYNALAFGEFFGGRTVKGNANKNTILVKNLETLDILKKNVSAQSSINFYGGYTLEGEANNNTISLNLQKPFRVRDNFYGQTYFNIYGAYATKGASGNSIIIQNDFNNNFVPENYKDCFVIYAARTLSGKANHNTIDINNSLISLPLYGYITAITNIEGKNYQADEANDNNIKLNTVKSSKNLSFIIEAKSVQNNKVLFDTVQSLSETSSLGKGSKIILHATKENANYNTIILKDYSSASYGSVYVITGDKETAYNKIILNNPAFGTASDKRMGYVSTIAGVSNNTHDNILEITNLNIDEYKNDSAIILASAGILNNKSKSYNNTVYMGGYVNTFNPINVLAGTILSNIQRQDNKISALVHKKELAKNNLLILDTQGLKVKTLNNFENFSLILPKNFTSTVLSVEKNPMNLPSKGSFKLFTKDDNKLLKGRYKLIESQKGFFK from the coding sequence ATGGCAATTTTAACTTTAGGGGAGAGGGAAGGGATTGCTAAATTTCATCTAACTCTTTCTTTATTTTTAAGCTCTACTTTTATGAGTCTTGAGGCTTTTGCAGCTACCCAAGCTAAAAGTTTAGATAATAAAACTTTTTATATTCCAAGACATTCTTTTAGCGATTCTCAAGTTTATGATATGGTAAATAAAAATTTTAAACTACTCAATGGAATAAATTACTATGGAGTTCAATCTCATTTAAATTTATCTAACATTACATTAATTTATAATAATCCAAAAACCAACAAAAATCATTTCAAGTTAGAAATTCTTACTCCTGATATTTCTAAAGATGAAATTATTTCTTTTGGAAACACTCTAAGAACCAGCTCTGAAAAAAAATTTATAAAAAATATTGCTTATGTGCCTTTTTTAGTGAGCGCTTTTACCAACAATGCAGATGCAAACAACAATAAGCTTATACTAGAAAACGGGGAGTTGTCTTCTGTCTTCTTTTTAAAGCCTAGCTCACTCAATCTTACTAAAGTTCCTCCTGATTTAAATGAAGAAATTAAGTATAGATACCTCATCACTCCAGCTTTTGTAATAAATGGCAATGCCAACTATAATCAAAATATCCTAAAAAACAATGCCTATGTTAATATGGGTGTGGAAAACACCTACACCCTAGCTCTTAATGGTGCCCCTTATATAGTAGGCGCTAATGTTATCAATGGAGATGCAAATTCAAATCAGGTTATTTTGGAAAATAATTCCAAAATTGATGCTCATAGCTCAAGACATATCAATGAAAAAGCCAGTCTTAATGCTTATGATGAGCAAATCACTCATATACTTGGCGCCTCAACTCTCAATGGTAATGCTAAAAATAACCAATTGATTTTCAATGGCGCTCATTTGCTTGTACATGGCCCTAATACTTCTTACTCAAGCACTTCTACTATAGAATTAGCTGGAGCTTTTGTCAATGCGGATAATAACAAAACTTATGATGCTATCAATAATTCTTTATTAATTAACGAACTAAATTTAGATTTAAGAGTTGATTCCAAAGGTTCCTTAAACTTTTACAACGCCCTAGCCTTTGGAGAATTTTTTGGAGGAAGAACTGTTAAAGGTAATGCCAATAAAAACACTATATTGGTTAAAAATCTTGAAACCCTAGATATTCTCAAAAAAAATGTTTCGGCACAGAGTTCAATTAATTTTTATGGAGGTTATACCCTAGAAGGCGAAGCTAATAATAATACCATCAGCCTAAATCTTCAAAAACCTTTTAGAGTGCGAGATAATTTTTATGGACAAACTTATTTTAATATTTATGGAGCTTATGCAACCAAAGGAGCTAGTGGCAATAGCATTATCATACAAAATGATTTTAACAATAATTTCGTTCCTGAAAATTATAAAGATTGTTTTGTGATTTATGCAGCCAGAACCTTAAGCGGCAAAGCCAATCATAACACTATAGATATTAACAATTCTTTAATTTCTTTACCTTTATATGGTTATATCACCGCTATAACAAACATAGAGGGTAAAAATTATCAAGCTGATGAAGCTAATGACAACAATATTAAGCTTAATACTGTTAAATCTTCGAAGAATTTAAGTTTTATTATAGAAGCTAAAAGTGTTCAAAACAATAAAGTATTATTTGATACCGTACAAAGCTTATCTGAAACTAGCTCCTTAGGGAAAGGATCTAAAATCATCTTGCATGCTACAAAAGAAAATGCAAATTACAATACTATCATTTTAAAAGATTATTCTTCAGCTTCTTATGGCAGTGTTTATGTGATTACAGGGGATAAAGAAACTGCTTATAATAAAATTATATTAAACAATCCTGCTTTTGGAACTGCCTCAGACAAAAGAATGGGCTATGTTAGCACTATAGCAGGAGTTTCAAACAATACCCACGATAACATCTTAGAGATTACAAACCTAAATATAGATGAGTATAAAAATGATTCTGCAATCATTTTAGCCTCAGCTGGAATTTTAAACAATAAATCAAAATCTTACAATAATACTGTTTACATGGGAGGATATGTCAATACTTTCAATCCTATCAATGTACTTGCAGGAACTATACTGAGCAATATACAAAGACAAGATAACAAAATTTCAGCCTTGGTGCACAAAAAAGAACTTGCAAAAAACAATCTTTTAATCTTGGATACCCAAGGACTTAAAGTAAAAACACTCAATAATTTTGAGAATTTTAGTCTTATCCTGCCTAAAAATTTCACTTCTACAGTTTTAAGCGTAGAAAAAAATCCTATGAATTTACCCTCCAAAGGAAGTTTTAAGTTATTTACCAAAGATGACAACAAACTTTTAAAAGGAAGATATAAACTCATCGAAAGTCAAAAAGGTTTTTTTAAATGA
- a CDS encoding Filamentous haemagglutinin domain protein, whose amino-acid sequence MKKKISKQIVLSFIASSLLCSQANALPQGGKFTHGSTGSITSNANTMNITGNSQNNVIQWGGGFNISHGESVNFTTSNKNYLNIAYQKDASKIDGKLNGGTNNIFLVNPMGVLIGANGSIIANKFVASTTAIKDSDIKNFLTQGASFSPIFNPNKRGNIVNLGTINADDIILVGNKVEIGNSGVINGKDETSNTKKAHLVGNYVYVSVGEKNGENTVNVDSLKGTAIKEGYLQRDMTSFANDGYIFGDFINIEKTSYNKTQSIDFTKAVTIGSQSNNKANAHEWELFANGWNNNGLNGDIFKDGLTTIRLVNNIDFSNYHAIDPVGAVIAFSGKFNGGGYTLKNLTIKAQTGNWNTGIFGNIKGASNNKAQIYNLTIDGLKFSGKTNSGGGFVAQSENADFYNIHLKRFGGLNFYDPNKENSKLLYAGGFVGHAKNNSNFYRISLDNFDYIAMQPEGTYSSAYADIYLGGFAGLSEGSTFNNISLKNIGGVIVKGSETGGNIFTGGFIGYAKDRSNFSKIDLNHMGKKYGIIAQGNIFVKHVGAGGFVGAIEGLNTFDKISLIDFGDIRAERGYVWTVTGYYNVGAGGFVGILNPFNIYGLETNFKNILINFDSNMKIYAKAGDGLLGNNSYETNAAGGFLGGLFTTGYAKKVNFDNVYIKLGKNTILDVKYQANGFTGKEYRGVLFGIFSESWWDNRILKTKDLYAYYANSRQLNWWYDDIEYHFFNAQGRYYQNYQAGSWVEKNINTTITNGLKRKGDIVVSDSNKGYVSYFNNTLKLKPEIPNFKNPTAWSKDDFDPKMLQRILDDIFNGKYVYKLGEEWYIDLGNNHLVKWSEFVDNKEGKYNDNPIYQSINFLNHFDNKDIAKNFKDTWNHDSNQNYKNYVNLHSIYKSKFNTDTIENKYQDYQEALNKYQAIIDAMDKILDNNSYANRLQELVDNIKNYNEASEMLNKAIVNFYKIANKLQIKIDDYNNNFTQFDDKTAYNQFINLQEQIKNFTDYKNELEAQKNALFAQFNQINAEKNTLEQIYNDLFNQQADINANKNELDKLKQDLADLKLDSLVDDPNHSLNSIGIKDADGKKFVGSYIFSGALKNPDNIPFLDKPTDDKYVQNNINLPSISGLNYEPSKPDVEDKPVNSDKPSKPDINDKPTLPDQKPENNDNPNQGGDNTVDIDNDNSNTLYADIQDQDEKEDEENRLGLDEAQIQEKGVLCVVSDDFRTMNICAIK is encoded by the coding sequence ATGAAGAAAAAAATAAGTAAACAAATAGTTTTATCATTTATAGCAAGTTCTTTACTCTGCTCACAAGCTAATGCCTTGCCGCAAGGGGGCAAATTTACTCACGGTTCAACAGGAAGCATAACTTCAAACGCGAATACAATGAATATCACGGGCAATAGCCAAAATAATGTTATCCAATGGGGTGGTGGTTTTAATATTAGTCATGGAGAAAGTGTAAATTTCACAACTTCAAATAAAAATTATTTAAATATTGCTTATCAAAAAGATGCCTCCAAAATTGATGGAAAATTAAACGGTGGCACCAATAATATCTTTTTAGTTAATCCTATGGGTGTTTTAATAGGTGCAAATGGAAGTATAATAGCTAATAAATTTGTAGCTAGTACCACAGCTATAAAAGATAGTGATATAAAAAATTTCCTAACACAAGGAGCAAGCTTTTCTCCTATTTTTAACCCAAATAAACGAGGAAATATAGTCAATCTTGGAACTATCAATGCAGATGATATTATTTTAGTAGGCAATAAAGTTGAAATAGGCAATAGCGGAGTAATCAATGGAAAAGATGAAACTAGCAATACTAAAAAAGCTCATTTAGTGGGTAATTATGTATATGTAAGCGTAGGAGAAAAAAATGGTGAAAATACCGTAAATGTAGACTCGCTAAAAGGAACAGCTATTAAAGAAGGATATCTACAAAGAGATATGACAAGCTTTGCAAATGATGGTTATATCTTTGGAGATTTTATAAACATAGAAAAAACTTCCTATAACAAGACTCAAAGTATAGATTTTACCAAAGCCGTTACCATAGGTAGTCAATCAAACAATAAAGCAAATGCTCATGAATGGGAACTTTTTGCTAATGGTTGGAATAACAATGGGCTTAATGGGGATATTTTTAAAGACGGATTAACTACTATAAGATTAGTAAATAATATAGATTTTAGTAATTATCATGCGATTGATCCTGTGGGTGCTGTTATTGCCTTTAGCGGTAAATTTAATGGAGGTGGATACACGCTTAAAAATTTAACCATCAAAGCTCAAACAGGTAATTGGAATACAGGTATATTTGGCAATATTAAGGGAGCTAGCAATAACAAAGCTCAAATTTATAACCTCACCATAGATGGTTTAAAATTTAGCGGTAAAACAAATTCTGGTGGAGGTTTTGTTGCACAAAGTGAAAATGCTGATTTTTACAATATACATTTAAAGAGATTTGGGGGATTAAATTTCTACGATCCAAATAAAGAAAATTCAAAACTTCTTTATGCGGGTGGTTTTGTAGGTCATGCTAAAAATAACTCTAATTTTTATCGTATCAGTTTGGATAATTTTGACTATATAGCCATGCAACCCGAAGGAACATACAGTAGTGCTTATGCTGATATTTATCTAGGAGGCTTTGCAGGCTTAAGTGAAGGTAGCACCTTTAACAACATTTCTCTAAAAAATATAGGGGGTGTTATAGTTAAAGGCTCTGAGACAGGAGGTAATATTTTTACAGGTGGTTTTATAGGTTATGCTAAAGATAGGTCAAATTTTTCCAAAATTGATTTAAACCATATGGGTAAAAAATACGGTATTATAGCTCAAGGAAATATCTTTGTTAAACATGTTGGTGCGGGTGGATTTGTTGGAGCGATTGAAGGTCTTAATACCTTTGATAAAATTTCTTTAATTGATTTCGGGGATATTAGAGCTGAAAGAGGATATGTTTGGACGGTTACAGGATACTACAATGTTGGTGCGGGTGGATTTGTTGGAATTTTAAATCCTTTTAACATATATGGATTGGAAACAAATTTTAAAAATATTTTAATCAATTTTGATAGCAATATGAAAATATATGCCAAAGCTGGAGATGGTTTGTTGGGAAATAATAGCTATGAAACCAATGCGGCCGGTGGATTTTTGGGCGGATTGTTTACTACAGGTTATGCAAAAAAAGTAAATTTTGATAATGTATATATTAAGCTAGGAAAAAATACGATATTAGATGTTAAATATCAGGCTAATGGGTTTACAGGCAAAGAATATAGAGGGGTTCTTTTTGGAATATTTAGCGAAAGTTGGTGGGATAATCGAATTTTAAAAACCAAAGATCTTTATGCCTATTATGCAAATAGCCGTCAATTAAATTGGTGGTATGACGATATTGAATATCATTTCTTTAATGCTCAAGGTAGATATTATCAAAATTATCAAGCAGGTTCATGGGTTGAAAAAAATATAAATACAACCATAACAAATGGCTTAAAACGAAAAGGTGATATCGTAGTATCCGATAGCAATAAAGGATATGTTTCTTATTTTAACAATACTCTTAAATTAAAACCTGAAATTCCAAATTTTAAAAATCCAACAGCATGGAGCAAAGATGATTTTGACCCAAAAATGCTTCAAAGAATTTTAGATGATATTTTCAATGGAAAATATGTTTATAAATTAGGAGAAGAATGGTATATAGATTTGGGCAACAACCATCTAGTAAAATGGAGTGAATTTGTAGACAATAAAGAAGGTAAATATAACGACAATCCTATTTACCAAAGTATAAATTTCTTAAATCATTTTGATAATAAAGATATAGCTAAAAATTTTAAAGATACATGGAATCATGACTCAAATCAAAACTATAAAAACTATGTCAATCTACACAGTATTTATAAAAGTAAATTTAATACAGATACTATAGAAAATAAATATCAAGATTATCAAGAAGCATTAAATAAATATCAAGCTATCATCGATGCAATGGATAAAATTCTAGATAATAATTCTTATGCAAATAGATTGCAAGAATTGGTTGATAATATTAAAAACTATAATGAAGCTTCTGAAATGTTAAACAAAGCGATTGTTAATTTTTATAAGATTGCAAATAAACTTCAAATTAAAATCGATGACTATAATAACAACTTCACTCAGTTTGATGATAAAACTGCTTATAATCAATTTATCAATCTTCAAGAACAGATTAAAAATTTTACAGATTATAAAAACGAACTAGAAGCTCAAAAAAATGCACTTTTTGCTCAATTTAACCAAATCAATGCTGAAAAAAATACACTTGAGCAAATTTATAACGATCTATTCAATCAACAAGCTGACATAAATGCCAATAAAAACGAGTTAGATAAACTCAAACAAGATCTTGCAGATCTTAAACTTGATAGCTTAGTAGATGATCCTAATCATAGTCTTAACTCTATAGGTATTAAAGATGCTGATGGTAAAAAATTTGTAGGTTCTTATATCTTTAGTGGGGCTTTAAAAAATCCTGATAATATACCTTTCCTTGATAAACCAACTGATGATAAGTATGTGCAAAACAACATCAATTTGCCTAGTATAAGTGGCTTAAACTATGAACCTAGCAAGCCTGATGTAGAAGACAAGCCTGTCAATTCAGACAAACCTAGCAAGCCTGATATAAACGATAAACCTACCCTACCTGATCAAAAACCTGAAAACAATGACAATCCAAATCAAGGGGGAGACAATACGGTAGATATAGACAACGATAATTCCAATACTCTTTATGCTGACATTCAAGATCAAGATGAAAAAGAAGATGAAGAAAATAGATTGGGTTTAGATGAAGCACAAATTCAAGAAAAAGGCGTATTGTGCGTAGTGAGTGATGATTTTAGAACTATGAATATATGTGCTATTAAATAA
- a CDS encoding membrane protein, putative yields MRAIFVLIFLALSNLYSCALCATYTPNVNVNLDFNISNDKIKQVNISWEFSEEFFNVLLENYDFNYNDKFDPDELEIVKYTLLDYIKPKYFLTQFSFNGLEENINIKQFKNPKLKLKSPHLFFSYQVVLDMPIKDNNAFSVKIHDDGGFFNFNIINQNSISLNSQNYIISSIDSNTASFEVYQGQLPQDIYIDKTPTSSFSKNFLEKLIEFNNTLFAHIKDILKKEFDFKSFLILLVISFAYGVFHASAPGHAKMLTSSYFLTHKSTPLKILYFVSKIGVIHILSAFLLVSVGVVLLEHLLKDVNNEAGFVLTKITSLFIIFIALFMISKKILSDKKQCCCAHHKSNEWGIILSAALVPCPGVVLLIVFAYEFSFWYALSSALFITLGMCLVLFAFAWGANQFYKSISHTKIRIFLEYFGLIVMFLFGLFLFINIKTTVI; encoded by the coding sequence ATGAGAGCGATTTTTGTTTTAATTTTTCTAGCTTTAAGCAACTTATATTCTTGCGCCTTGTGCGCAACTTATACTCCAAATGTGAATGTAAATTTGGATTTTAATATAAGCAACGATAAAATCAAGCAGGTGAATATAAGCTGGGAATTTTCAGAAGAATTTTTTAATGTTTTACTTGAAAATTATGATTTTAATTATAATGATAAATTTGATCCTGATGAGCTTGAAATTGTAAAATACACACTTTTAGATTACATAAAACCTAAATATTTTCTAACCCAATTTAGCTTTAATGGTTTGGAAGAAAATATAAATATCAAGCAATTTAAAAATCCTAAATTAAAGTTAAAATCTCCTCATTTATTCTTTAGCTATCAAGTTGTTTTGGATATGCCTATTAAGGACAACAACGCTTTTAGTGTGAAAATTCACGATGATGGAGGCTTTTTTAATTTTAATATAATAAATCAAAATTCTATAAGCTTAAATTCACAAAATTATATTATTTCCAGTATTGATTCAAATACTGCATCTTTTGAAGTGTATCAAGGACAATTGCCCCAAGATATATATATAGATAAGACTCCAACTTCATCTTTTTCAAAAAATTTTTTAGAAAAATTGATCGAATTTAATAATACACTTTTCGCTCATATTAAGGATATATTAAAAAAAGAATTTGATTTTAAATCTTTTTTGATTTTGTTGGTGATTTCTTTTGCATACGGTGTTTTTCATGCTAGTGCTCCAGGCCATGCTAAAATGCTAACAAGTTCGTATTTTTTAACTCATAAAAGCACACCTTTAAAGATATTGTATTTTGTATCTAAGATAGGTGTTATTCATATATTGAGTGCGTTTTTGTTGGTGAGTGTTGGAGTGGTTTTGCTTGAGCATTTGCTAAAAGATGTTAATAATGAAGCTGGCTTTGTATTGACTAAAATTACGAGCTTGTTTATTATTTTTATTGCTTTATTTATGATCAGTAAAAAGATATTAAGCGACAAAAAGCAATGTTGCTGTGCTCATCATAAAAGCAATGAATGGGGCATTATACTTAGCGCTGCTTTAGTGCCTTGTCCCGGGGTTGTCTTGCTTATAGTATTTGCCTATGAATTTAGTTTTTGGTATGCCTTAAGTTCGGCTTTATTCATCACTTTGGGAATGTGTTTGGTATTGTTTGCTTTTGCATGGGGAGCAAATCAATTTTATAAAAGCATTTCTCATACAAAAATAAGAATCTTTTTAGAGTATTTTGGACTTATTGTTATGTTTTTGTTTGGTTTATTTTTATTTATCAATATAAAAACGACAGTAATATAA
- a CDS encoding Zinc ABC transporter, periplasmic-binding protein ZnuA — MLRILLLSALCVFAFGKPIISVSIPPQAFFVEKIAKDSVEINILIPPNSDEHTMEFKPQALKKLEQSKIYFLADLELEKILGEKFKSVLKNVKIVNINEGIHLLEGGHDHEHDHEHDHDGHHAEEEHDEYNDPHVWLDPVLVKKLAQNITQALVQSFPKNKEFYEANLANFLKELDQMDAQIAEKLKNIKRNEFIVYHPSWAYLAKRYNLVQIPVEIDGKEPKSKDLQNLIKLAKEKDIRVIFVQPGFPENSAKVLAKELNAQIVSINHLARNWDEELLKSIQALSLALQ; from the coding sequence ATGTTGAGAATTTTATTGTTAAGTGCATTGTGTGTTTTCGCTTTTGGAAAACCCATAATTAGTGTAAGTATTCCACCTCAAGCTTTTTTCGTAGAAAAAATAGCTAAAGACAGCGTTGAAATAAATATACTCATACCGCCAAATTCAGACGAGCATACTATGGAGTTTAAACCTCAGGCCTTGAAAAAATTAGAGCAAAGCAAAATTTATTTCTTAGCAGATTTAGAGCTTGAAAAAATCTTAGGAGAAAAATTTAAAAGTGTATTAAAAAATGTAAAAATTGTTAATATTAATGAAGGTATTCATCTTCTTGAAGGAGGGCATGATCATGAACATGATCACGAACATGATCACGATGGACATCATGCAGAAGAAGAGCATGATGAGTATAATGATCCTCATGTTTGGCTTGATCCTGTTTTGGTTAAAAAATTGGCGCAAAATATTACCCAAGCTTTGGTGCAAAGTTTTCCAAAGAACAAAGAATTTTATGAAGCAAATTTGGCTAACTTTTTAAAAGAGCTTGATCAAATGGATGCTCAAATCGCAGAGAAACTTAAAAATATTAAAAGAAATGAATTTATAGTTTATCATCCAAGTTGGGCTTATTTGGCTAAAAGATATAATCTTGTGCAAATTCCTGTAGAGATTGACGGCAAAGAGCCTAAAAGTAAAGATTTGCAAAATCTTATCAAGCTTGCAAAAGAAAAAGATATACGCGTTATCTTTGTTCAACCCGGCTTTCCAGAAAATTCAGCAAAAGTGTTAGCTAAGGAATTAAATGCTCAAATTGTTTCTATCAATCATTTGGCTAGAAATTGGGATGAAGAACTTCTAAAAAGCATCCAAGCCTTAAGTTTGGCCTTACAATGA
- a CDS encoding Peroxide stress regulator / Ferric uptake regulation protein: MEALELLKKHDIAITNLRIELLQILSLAKTPLSYDHFNIKANKTSFYRNMELFEKKGIVSKSELNRKSFYELANHAKAHFVCDMCHKISDVQMPKVEGTIKSVLIKGICSDCEK, translated from the coding sequence ATGGAAGCTCTAGAATTATTAAAAAAACATGATATAGCTATAACAAACCTACGCATAGAATTATTGCAAATTTTATCCCTTGCAAAAACTCCATTAAGCTACGATCATTTCAACATCAAAGCCAACAAAACTAGTTTTTATCGCAATATGGAACTTTTTGAAAAAAAGGGTATTGTTAGCAAAAGTGAGTTAAACCGTAAAAGCTTTTATGAGCTAGCAAATCACGCCAAGGCACATTTTGTTTGTGATATGTGCCATAAAATTAGCGATGTTCAAATGCCAAAAGTTGAAGGTACAATTAAAAGTGTACTTATAAAAGGTATTTGTAGCGATTGTGAAAAATAA
- a CDS encoding Signal peptidase I, translating into MNFLKKLYKFSQSWTGTVVIVLLVIFFFIQAFVIPSGSMKNTLLVGDFLFVKKFSYGIPTPHIPWLEIPVLPDFDKDGHLIKGQSPQRGEIVVFRNPKNEKEHFVKRCVGVGGDRIVYANKTLYIRMHEGDEFMKERYPNDLVTLGGQIYVKEPYKQKGIHYDLNKNIESDILRFLSIGEFAMSPTYFKELGNNIGFSGGNAYVFDVAEEEYFMVGDNRDYSYDSRFWGSVPYRLIVGKPWFVYFSWDQDKNVRWERIGRFVDTLENEEEYIHDHDDEDKLS; encoded by the coding sequence ATGAATTTTTTAAAAAAACTTTATAAATTTTCACAATCATGGACAGGAACGGTTGTTATCGTTCTTTTGGTGATCTTTTTTTTCATACAAGCTTTTGTTATACCTTCGGGTTCAATGAAAAATACCTTGCTTGTAGGCGATTTTTTATTTGTTAAAAAATTCAGCTATGGAATTCCAACTCCACATATCCCATGGCTTGAAATTCCGGTTTTACCAGATTTTGATAAAGATGGACATTTAATCAAAGGACAAAGTCCTCAAAGAGGCGAGATAGTAGTTTTTAGAAATCCTAAAAATGAAAAAGAGCATTTTGTAAAACGCTGCGTGGGAGTGGGCGGAGATAGAATCGTTTATGCTAATAAAACACTTTATATAAGAATGCATGAGGGTGATGAATTTATGAAAGAGCGTTATCCTAATGATTTGGTAACTCTTGGAGGGCAAATTTATGTTAAAGAGCCTTATAAGCAAAAAGGAATTCATTATGATTTAAATAAAAATATAGAAAGTGATATTTTACGCTTTCTTAGCATAGGTGAATTTGCTATGTCGCCAACCTATTTTAAAGAACTCGGAAATAATATAGGCTTTAGCGGTGGCAATGCTTATGTTTTTGATGTAGCCGAAGAAGAGTATTTTATGGTAGGGGATAATAGAGATTATTCTTATGACAGTCGTTTTTGGGGTTCTGTGCCTTATCGTTTGATAGTAGGCAAGCCTTGGTTTGTTTATTTTTCATGGGATCAAGATAAAAATGTTCGTTGGGAAAGAATAGGGCGTTTTGTTGATACTTTAGAAAATGAAGAAGAATATATCCATGATCATGATGATGAGGATAAATTGAGTTGA
- a CDS encoding Methylenetetrahydrofolate dehydrogenase (NADP+) / Methenyltetrahydrofolate cyclohydrolase, translating into MTLLDGKALSAKIKQELKEKNKILKENGVETCLAVILVGNDPASQTYVNSKAKACEACDIKSLVYRLDENTTQNELLALINTLNHDDSVHGILVQLPLPKHISKDLILESIISSKDVDGFHPINVGYLNLGLESGFLPCTPLGVMKLLKAYDINLEGLDSVVIGASNIVGRPMATMLLNAGCTVSICHIKTKDLSTYTQKADLIIVAAGCVNLLRADMVKEGAIIIDVGINRLENGKIVGDVDFEEVSKKASFITPVPGGVGPMTIAMLLENTVKSAKNSLKSGI; encoded by the coding sequence ATGACTTTACTTGATGGTAAAGCTTTAAGCGCTAAGATCAAACAAGAGCTTAAAGAAAAAAATAAAATTTTAAAAGAAAATGGAGTAGAAACTTGTCTTGCGGTAATTTTAGTAGGCAATGATCCAGCGAGTCAAACTTATGTTAATTCTAAAGCTAAGGCCTGTGAAGCGTGTGATATCAAATCTTTAGTTTATCGTTTAGATGAAAATACAACTCAAAATGAACTTTTAGCTCTTATTAACACTTTAAATCATGATGATAGTGTTCATGGAATTTTAGTCCAGCTTCCTTTGCCAAAGCACATCAGCAAAGATTTAATTTTAGAAAGTATTATCAGTAGTAAAGATGTGGATGGTTTTCATCCTATTAATGTGGGTTATTTAAATTTAGGCTTAGAAAGCGGATTCTTACCTTGTACTCCACTAGGCGTTATGAAGCTTTTAAAAGCCTATGATATCAATCTTGAAGGACTAGATAGTGTTGTAATCGGTGCTTCAAACATAGTAGGTCGTCCTATGGCTACTATGCTTTTAAATGCAGGTTGTACAGTAAGTATTTGCCATATAAAGACAAAAGATTTGAGCACTTATACTCAAAAAGCAGATTTGATTATAGTGGCAGCAGGATGTGTTAATTTGCTTCGTGCAGATATGGTCAAAGAAGGTGCTATTATAATTGATGTGGGGATTAATCGCCTTGAAAATGGTAAAATAGTAGGCGATGTGGATTTTGAAGAGGTTTCAAAAAAAGCTAGTTTTATAACCCCTGTTCCAGGTGGTGTAGGACCTATGACTATAGCGATGCTTTTAGAAAACACAGTAAAATCAGCTAAAAATAGTTTAAAATCAGGAATATAA